Proteins co-encoded in one Astatotilapia calliptera chromosome 18, fAstCal1.2, whole genome shotgun sequence genomic window:
- the agfg1b gene encoding arf-GAP domain and FG repeat-containing protein 1b isoform X3 codes for MRSCWGSLFSRVGEEVCQSVRRPLTARCLSDHSYRRSTRQVCPEDTRPAPRPLTKLPPSLGKTSRFSFSVMATSAKRKQEETHLKMLREMTSLPANRKCFDCDQRGPTYVNMTVGSFVCTTCSGILRGLNPPHRVKSISMTTFTQQEIEFLQKHSNEVCKHIWLGLYDDRTSVVPDFREPQKVKEFLQEKYEKKRWYVPPDQARVVANVQASVSGSSASSTGSTPEVQPLKTLQLNKTPLRQSPGLARSQAQSAAQEKKFDLLSDLGDIFAAPPTQTATPTNFANFAHFPNQSGGGVPIPSVSSAATAQCQTGSQREDRYAALAELDNELSFSASTSSNVQGNIFGPALGSSPAQNPPVLPSMQPGFGAVPSTNPFVAGAIPPEMATNPFQTNGRAPAAASFGTGSMSMPAGFGNASSYCLPTSFSGNFQQQFPGQAPIPYSQPGAYHPQSNGPGYPVYGQNKPSITPFGQPIAVPGMSNNPFVAGAPAGPFPSGGSSTNPFL; via the exons ATGAGGAGCTGCTGGGGCTCACTTTTTTCGCGTGTAGGAGAAGAAGTGTGCCAGTCGGTCCGTAGACCTCTCACAGCAAGGTGTCTCTCAGACCACAGTTACCGCCGTAGTACGCGGCAAGTTTGTCCTGAAGACACCCGTCCTGCCCCGCGTCCCTTGACCAAACTCCCCCCATCCCTAGGTAAAACAAGCCGTTTTAGTTTTTCGGTCATGGCGACGAGTGCGAAGCGTAAGCAGGAGGAGACTCATCTGAAGATGCTCCGGGAAATGACTAGCCTGCCCGCGAATAGGAAATGCTTCGACTGCGACCAACGCGGCCCGACCTATGTCAACATGACAGTGGGCTCCTTCGTCTGTACCACCTGCTCCGGGATCTT GCGAGGACTGAATCCCCCACACAGAGTGAAGTCCATCTCTATGACCACATTCACACAGCAGGAAATCGAGTTCCTACAGAAACACAGCAACGAG GTCTGTAAACACATCTGGTTGGGCCTCTATGACGACAGAACATCAGTCGTTCCAGATTTCAGAGAACCGCAGAAAGTAAAAGAGTTCCTCcaggaaaaatatgaaaagaagaGATG GTATGTTCCTCCTGACCAGGCAAGGGTAGTAGCAAATGTTCAGGCTTCTGTGTCCGGCTCCTCAGCAAGCAGCACTGGCAGCACACCAGAAGTCCAACCCCTCAAAACCCTGCAGCTCAATAAGACCCCTCTGCGCCAG TCTCCGGGGCTAGCTCGTTCCCAAGCTCAGAGCGCTGCTCAGGAGAAGAAATTTGACTTGCTCTCAGACCTGGGTGACATTTTTGCTGCTCCACCCACTCAAACTGCCACCCCTACCAACTTTGCCAACTTTGCACATTTTCCAAACCAGTCAG GGGGAGGAGTGCCAATTCCGTCAGTGTCTAGTGCTGCCACTGCCCAGTGTCAGACAGGGAGCCAAAGAGAGGACCGCTATGCTGCTCTGGCTGAGTTAGACAACGAGCTCAGCTTCTCTGCCTCCACAAGCAGCAATGTGCAAGG GAACATATTTGGACCAGCACTGGGTTCATCGCCAGCTCAAAACCCGCCTGTGTTACCCAGTATGCAACCTGGCTTTGGAG CCGTCCCATCCACAAATCCTTTCGTTGCTGGAGCCATTCCTCCAGAAATGGCCACCAACCCTTTCCAGACCAATGGCAGAGCTCCAGCTGCAG CCTCGTTTGGTACTGGCTCTATGAGCATGCCTGCAGGCTTTGGGAATGCGTCTTCCTACTGCCTCCCCACCAGTTTCAGCGGAAACTTCCAGCAGCAATTCCCTGGTCAGGCCCCCATCCCTTACTCTCAGCCAGGGGCCTATCACCCTCAGTCTAATG GCCCTGGATACCCAGTCTACGGTCAGAACAAGCCCTCGATCACACCATTTGGGCAGCCCATAGCTGTCCCTGGCATGTCCAATAACCCATTTGTG GCAGGAGCACCAGCCGGGCCATTCCCTTCAGGGGGTTCATCCACCAACCCTTTCCTGTAG
- the LOC113010627 gene encoding probable flap endonuclease 1 homolog isoform X1 — protein sequence MGITKLADLIRSDAPDAISYKDISDYTGKVIALDTSIVVNQFRAVMPTLSPLTGLFFRTLTFLEHGIKPVFVFDGKPPGEKKAVLEKRAQTAGRNYSNWTGTASLQTKECLQLLKYLGVPVIQAPGDAEALCAQLVREGTVHAVASEDMDTLPFGANILIRQLNAKKDSEVIEYSLPKLLEKLQIGHKEFVDLCILLGCDYCKKIPGLGPKRALTLIQKHRTIEDVVLHINRKTHPVPNMWKYREARKIFLDGPQSSAPELIWTEPNEEALVEFLCHTKRIKEERIRNRMVKFRMMRENKREEREKEKAEGGGKQTCIKDFFRVTRKRVQPVDNASSPPSNRKRPKSK from the exons ATGGGGATCACTAAACTGGCTGATTTAATACGCTCAGATGCTCCTGATGCCATATCGTATAAGGATATCAGTGACTACACAG GAAAAGTAATCGCACTCGATACCTCTATTGTTGTAAATCAGTTCCGTGCAGTAATGCCTACACTGAG CCCCCTCACAGGTCTCTTCTTTCGCACACTCACTTTCCTGGAACATGGCATAAAACCGGTCTTTGTGTTTGATGGAAAGCCTCCTGGAGAAAAGAAGGCTGTT CTTGAGAAGCGAGCCCAGACAGCAGGTAGGAATTACTCAAACTGGACGGGCACAG CGTCATTACAGACTAAAGAATGTCTTCAGCTCCTGAAGTATCTTGGTGTACCTGTTATCCAG GCTCCAGGGGACGCTGAGGCACTGTGCGCTCAGCTGGTGAGAGAGGGAACTGTGCACGCTGTGGCCTCAGAGGACATGGACACGCTGCCGTTTGGAGCCAATATTCTTATTCGTCAGCTGAATGCAAAGAAGGACAG tgaagtCATTGAATACTCCTTACCTAAACTATTAGAAAAACTCCAAATTGGTCATAAGGAG TTTGTTGACTTGTGTATTTTGCTCGGCTGCGACTACTGTAAAAAGATACCCGGTTTGGGTCCTAAGAGAGCTCTGACCCTGATCCAGAAGCACCGTACCATAGAGGATGTGGTTTTGCATATCAACAGAAAG ACCCATCCTGTTCCAAATATGTGGAAATACAGAGAAGCAAGGAAGATTTTCTTGGATGGACCACAAAGCTCAGCTCCCGAGCTCATCTGGACCGAGCCAAATGAGGAGGCCTTGGTTGagttcctctgtcacaccaaacgAATTAA GGAGGAGAGGATCCGTAATCGAATGGTGAAGTTCCGTATGATGCGGGAAAATAAACGGGAGGAGAGGGAAAAGGAAAAGGCAGAGGGTGGTGGGAAGCAGACTTGCATTAAGGACTTCTTTAGGGTTACCAGAAAGCGAGTGCAG CCTGTGGACAATGCAAGCTCCCCACCCAGCAACAGAAAGAGACCAAAGTCAAAATAA
- the agfg1b gene encoding arf-GAP domain and FG repeat-containing protein 1b isoform X1 — MRSCWGSLFSRVGEEVCQSVRRPLTARCLSDHSYRRSTRQVCPEDTRPAPRPLTKLPPSLGKTSRFSFSVMATSAKRKQEETHLKMLREMTSLPANRKCFDCDQRGPTYVNMTVGSFVCTTCSGILRGLNPPHRVKSISMTTFTQQEIEFLQKHSNEVCKHIWLGLYDDRTSVVPDFREPQKVKEFLQEKYEKKRWYVPPDQARVVANVQASVSGSSASSTGSTPEVQPLKTLQLNKTPLRQSPGLARSQAQSAAQEKKFDLLSDLGDIFAAPPTQTATPTNFANFAHFPNQSAAPQGNSNTNFANFDAFGNTAIPSHQSTSPPSKSFSSGGGVPIPSVSSAATAQCQTGSQREDRYAALAELDNELSFSASTSSNVQGNIFGPALGSSPAQNPPVLPSMQPGFGAVPSTNPFVAGAIPPEMATNPFQTNGRAPAAASFGTGSMSMPAGFGNASSYCLPTSFSGNFQQQFPGQAPIPYSQPGAYHPQSNGPGYPVYGQNKPSITPFGQPIAVPGMSNNPFVAGAPAGPFPSGGSSTNPFL; from the exons ATGAGGAGCTGCTGGGGCTCACTTTTTTCGCGTGTAGGAGAAGAAGTGTGCCAGTCGGTCCGTAGACCTCTCACAGCAAGGTGTCTCTCAGACCACAGTTACCGCCGTAGTACGCGGCAAGTTTGTCCTGAAGACACCCGTCCTGCCCCGCGTCCCTTGACCAAACTCCCCCCATCCCTAGGTAAAACAAGCCGTTTTAGTTTTTCGGTCATGGCGACGAGTGCGAAGCGTAAGCAGGAGGAGACTCATCTGAAGATGCTCCGGGAAATGACTAGCCTGCCCGCGAATAGGAAATGCTTCGACTGCGACCAACGCGGCCCGACCTATGTCAACATGACAGTGGGCTCCTTCGTCTGTACCACCTGCTCCGGGATCTT GCGAGGACTGAATCCCCCACACAGAGTGAAGTCCATCTCTATGACCACATTCACACAGCAGGAAATCGAGTTCCTACAGAAACACAGCAACGAG GTCTGTAAACACATCTGGTTGGGCCTCTATGACGACAGAACATCAGTCGTTCCAGATTTCAGAGAACCGCAGAAAGTAAAAGAGTTCCTCcaggaaaaatatgaaaagaagaGATG GTATGTTCCTCCTGACCAGGCAAGGGTAGTAGCAAATGTTCAGGCTTCTGTGTCCGGCTCCTCAGCAAGCAGCACTGGCAGCACACCAGAAGTCCAACCCCTCAAAACCCTGCAGCTCAATAAGACCCCTCTGCGCCAG TCTCCGGGGCTAGCTCGTTCCCAAGCTCAGAGCGCTGCTCAGGAGAAGAAATTTGACTTGCTCTCAGACCTGGGTGACATTTTTGCTGCTCCACCCACTCAAACTGCCACCCCTACCAACTTTGCCAACTTTGCACATTTTCCAAACCAGTCAG CAGCACCTCAGGGTAATTCAAATACCAACTTTGCCAACTTTGACGCATTTGGAAACACTGCAATTCCATCCCATCAGAGCACATCACCTCCCTCAAAGTCCTTTTCATCAG GGGGAGGAGTGCCAATTCCGTCAGTGTCTAGTGCTGCCACTGCCCAGTGTCAGACAGGGAGCCAAAGAGAGGACCGCTATGCTGCTCTGGCTGAGTTAGACAACGAGCTCAGCTTCTCTGCCTCCACAAGCAGCAATGTGCAAGG GAACATATTTGGACCAGCACTGGGTTCATCGCCAGCTCAAAACCCGCCTGTGTTACCCAGTATGCAACCTGGCTTTGGAG CCGTCCCATCCACAAATCCTTTCGTTGCTGGAGCCATTCCTCCAGAAATGGCCACCAACCCTTTCCAGACCAATGGCAGAGCTCCAGCTGCAG CCTCGTTTGGTACTGGCTCTATGAGCATGCCTGCAGGCTTTGGGAATGCGTCTTCCTACTGCCTCCCCACCAGTTTCAGCGGAAACTTCCAGCAGCAATTCCCTGGTCAGGCCCCCATCCCTTACTCTCAGCCAGGGGCCTATCACCCTCAGTCTAATG GCCCTGGATACCCAGTCTACGGTCAGAACAAGCCCTCGATCACACCATTTGGGCAGCCCATAGCTGTCCCTGGCATGTCCAATAACCCATTTGTG GCAGGAGCACCAGCCGGGCCATTCCCTTCAGGGGGTTCATCCACCAACCCTTTCCTGTAG
- the LOC113010627 gene encoding probable flap endonuclease 1 homolog isoform X2 — protein sequence MGITKLADLIRSDAPDAISYKDISDYTGKVIALDTSIVVNQFRAVMPTLSPLTGLFFRTLTFLEHGIKPVFVFDGKPPGEKKAVLEKRAQTAGRNYSNWTGTASLQTKECLQLLKYLGVPVIQAPGDAEALCAQLVREGTVHAVASEDMDTLPFGANILIRQLNAKKDSEVIEYSLPKLLEKLQIGHKEIPGLGPKRALTLIQKHRTIEDVVLHINRKTHPVPNMWKYREARKIFLDGPQSSAPELIWTEPNEEALVEFLCHTKRIKEERIRNRMVKFRMMRENKREEREKEKAEGGGKQTCIKDFFRVTRKRVQPVDNASSPPSNRKRPKSK from the exons ATGGGGATCACTAAACTGGCTGATTTAATACGCTCAGATGCTCCTGATGCCATATCGTATAAGGATATCAGTGACTACACAG GAAAAGTAATCGCACTCGATACCTCTATTGTTGTAAATCAGTTCCGTGCAGTAATGCCTACACTGAG CCCCCTCACAGGTCTCTTCTTTCGCACACTCACTTTCCTGGAACATGGCATAAAACCGGTCTTTGTGTTTGATGGAAAGCCTCCTGGAGAAAAGAAGGCTGTT CTTGAGAAGCGAGCCCAGACAGCAGGTAGGAATTACTCAAACTGGACGGGCACAG CGTCATTACAGACTAAAGAATGTCTTCAGCTCCTGAAGTATCTTGGTGTACCTGTTATCCAG GCTCCAGGGGACGCTGAGGCACTGTGCGCTCAGCTGGTGAGAGAGGGAACTGTGCACGCTGTGGCCTCAGAGGACATGGACACGCTGCCGTTTGGAGCCAATATTCTTATTCGTCAGCTGAATGCAAAGAAGGACAG tgaagtCATTGAATACTCCTTACCTAAACTATTAGAAAAACTCCAAATTGGTCATAAGGAG ATACCCGGTTTGGGTCCTAAGAGAGCTCTGACCCTGATCCAGAAGCACCGTACCATAGAGGATGTGGTTTTGCATATCAACAGAAAG ACCCATCCTGTTCCAAATATGTGGAAATACAGAGAAGCAAGGAAGATTTTCTTGGATGGACCACAAAGCTCAGCTCCCGAGCTCATCTGGACCGAGCCAAATGAGGAGGCCTTGGTTGagttcctctgtcacaccaaacgAATTAA GGAGGAGAGGATCCGTAATCGAATGGTGAAGTTCCGTATGATGCGGGAAAATAAACGGGAGGAGAGGGAAAAGGAAAAGGCAGAGGGTGGTGGGAAGCAGACTTGCATTAAGGACTTCTTTAGGGTTACCAGAAAGCGAGTGCAG CCTGTGGACAATGCAAGCTCCCCACCCAGCAACAGAAAGAGACCAAAGTCAAAATAA
- the fbxo36b gene encoding F-box only protein 36b, translating to MASLLTDPLFEVSGRGPAPIQSFYHFSVTKSDVIWRWWKISPRIVDRYSKPGELKQSHEDFLDDTWLHSEVRMVFGLRILEYTTALCRGHYDYLEHLSDSLLLRIINYLELEDVGQLGRTSRRFRKLCGSEEFWEQAVHRHCNTVSAEVASLAVEVGWRTIFFTNKLQLQKLISRRRLKTKGQTPDSDTKEEESPGESLETNQAFCSEESDLDICSLKPGTGTGSGLDSSSRCDVDPDPGSEPQSGSDSSNSVTDQFLEGTRYQVETLTQSRVLSSGVGDYSTDPDKILS from the exons ATGGCGTCCCTTCTAACAGACCCCTTGTTTGAAGTCTCTGGACGGGGACCTGCACCCATTCAGAGCTTTTATCATTTTTCTGTCACTAAGTCAGAT GTGATATGGAGATGGTGGAAGATATCTCCAAGAATTGTAGACAGGTACTCCAAGCCAGGGGAGCTGAAGCAATCCCATGAGGACTTCTTGGATGACACTTGGCTGCACA GTGAGGTCCGCATGGTTTTCGGCCTTCGAATCTTAGAGTACACCACAGCTTTGTGCCGAGGCCATTATGATTATCTGGAGCACTTGTCTGATTCCTTACTTCTGCGGATAATAAATTATCTGGAGCTTGAGGATGTGGGTCAGCTGGGACGAACATCACGCAGGTTCAGAAAG CTGTGTGGATCAGAGGAGTTTTGGGAACAGGCGGTGCATCGGCATTGCAACACCGTTTCGGCTGAGGTGGCATCTCTGGCAGTAGAAGTGGGGTGGCGTACTATTTTCTTCACCAACAAGTTACAGTTGCAGAAGTTGATCAGCCGCAGGAGGCTCAAGACCAAGGGGCAGACTCCTGACTCAGACACGAAAGAAGAAGAATCTCCTGGCGAAAGCTTGGAGACAAATCAGGCATTCTGTTCTGAGGAGTCTGACCTTGACATCTGCAGTCTTAAACCTGGCACTGGCACTGGCAGTGGCTTGGATTCCAGCTCTCGCTGTGATGTTGACCCTGATCCTGGTTCTGAACCACAGTCTGGCTCTGATTCAAGCAACTCTGTGACTGACCAGTTCTTGGAGGGCACAAGGTATCAGGTTGAAACCCTTACTCAGAGCAGAGTACTGAGCAGTGGAGTAGGAGACTACAGTACAGATCCAGACAAGATACTGAGTTAA
- the agfg1b gene encoding arf-GAP domain and FG repeat-containing protein 1b isoform X2: MRSCWGSLFSRVGEEVCQSVRRPLTARCLSDHSYRRSTRQVCPEDTRPAPRPLTKLPPSLGKTSRFSFSVMATSAKRKQEETHLKMLREMTSLPANRKCFDCDQRGPTYVNMTVGSFVCTTCSGILRGLNPPHRVKSISMTTFTQQEIEFLQKHSNEVCKHIWLGLYDDRTSVVPDFREPQKVKEFLQEKYEKKRWYVPPDQARVVANVQASVSGSSASSTGSTPEVQPLKTLQLNKTPLRQSPGLARSQAQSAAQEKKFDLLSDLGDIFAAPPTQTATPTNFANFAHFPNQSAPQGNSNTNFANFDAFGNTAIPSHQSTSPPSKSFSSGGGVPIPSVSSAATAQCQTGSQREDRYAALAELDNELSFSASTSSNVQGNIFGPALGSSPAQNPPVLPSMQPGFGAVPSTNPFVAGAIPPEMATNPFQTNGRAPAAASFGTGSMSMPAGFGNASSYCLPTSFSGNFQQQFPGQAPIPYSQPGAYHPQSNGPGYPVYGQNKPSITPFGQPIAVPGMSNNPFVAGAPAGPFPSGGSSTNPFL, encoded by the exons ATGAGGAGCTGCTGGGGCTCACTTTTTTCGCGTGTAGGAGAAGAAGTGTGCCAGTCGGTCCGTAGACCTCTCACAGCAAGGTGTCTCTCAGACCACAGTTACCGCCGTAGTACGCGGCAAGTTTGTCCTGAAGACACCCGTCCTGCCCCGCGTCCCTTGACCAAACTCCCCCCATCCCTAGGTAAAACAAGCCGTTTTAGTTTTTCGGTCATGGCGACGAGTGCGAAGCGTAAGCAGGAGGAGACTCATCTGAAGATGCTCCGGGAAATGACTAGCCTGCCCGCGAATAGGAAATGCTTCGACTGCGACCAACGCGGCCCGACCTATGTCAACATGACAGTGGGCTCCTTCGTCTGTACCACCTGCTCCGGGATCTT GCGAGGACTGAATCCCCCACACAGAGTGAAGTCCATCTCTATGACCACATTCACACAGCAGGAAATCGAGTTCCTACAGAAACACAGCAACGAG GTCTGTAAACACATCTGGTTGGGCCTCTATGACGACAGAACATCAGTCGTTCCAGATTTCAGAGAACCGCAGAAAGTAAAAGAGTTCCTCcaggaaaaatatgaaaagaagaGATG GTATGTTCCTCCTGACCAGGCAAGGGTAGTAGCAAATGTTCAGGCTTCTGTGTCCGGCTCCTCAGCAAGCAGCACTGGCAGCACACCAGAAGTCCAACCCCTCAAAACCCTGCAGCTCAATAAGACCCCTCTGCGCCAG TCTCCGGGGCTAGCTCGTTCCCAAGCTCAGAGCGCTGCTCAGGAGAAGAAATTTGACTTGCTCTCAGACCTGGGTGACATTTTTGCTGCTCCACCCACTCAAACTGCCACCCCTACCAACTTTGCCAACTTTGCACATTTTCCAAACCAGTCAG CACCTCAGGGTAATTCAAATACCAACTTTGCCAACTTTGACGCATTTGGAAACACTGCAATTCCATCCCATCAGAGCACATCACCTCCCTCAAAGTCCTTTTCATCAG GGGGAGGAGTGCCAATTCCGTCAGTGTCTAGTGCTGCCACTGCCCAGTGTCAGACAGGGAGCCAAAGAGAGGACCGCTATGCTGCTCTGGCTGAGTTAGACAACGAGCTCAGCTTCTCTGCCTCCACAAGCAGCAATGTGCAAGG GAACATATTTGGACCAGCACTGGGTTCATCGCCAGCTCAAAACCCGCCTGTGTTACCCAGTATGCAACCTGGCTTTGGAG CCGTCCCATCCACAAATCCTTTCGTTGCTGGAGCCATTCCTCCAGAAATGGCCACCAACCCTTTCCAGACCAATGGCAGAGCTCCAGCTGCAG CCTCGTTTGGTACTGGCTCTATGAGCATGCCTGCAGGCTTTGGGAATGCGTCTTCCTACTGCCTCCCCACCAGTTTCAGCGGAAACTTCCAGCAGCAATTCCCTGGTCAGGCCCCCATCCCTTACTCTCAGCCAGGGGCCTATCACCCTCAGTCTAATG GCCCTGGATACCCAGTCTACGGTCAGAACAAGCCCTCGATCACACCATTTGGGCAGCCCATAGCTGTCCCTGGCATGTCCAATAACCCATTTGTG GCAGGAGCACCAGCCGGGCCATTCCCTTCAGGGGGTTCATCCACCAACCCTTTCCTGTAG
- the agfg1b gene encoding arf-GAP domain and FG repeat-containing protein 1b isoform X4 gives MRSCWGSLFSRVGEEVCQSVRRPLTARCLSDHSYRRSTRQVCPEDTRPAPRPLTKLPPSLGKTSRFSFSVMATSAKRKQEETHLKMLREMTSLPANRKCFDCDQRGPTYVNMTVGSFVCTTCSGILRGLNPPHRVKSISMTTFTQQEIEFLQKHSNEVCKHIWLGLYDDRTSVVPDFREPQKVKEFLQEKYEKKRWYVPPDQARVVANVQASVSGSSASSTGSTPEVQPLKTLQLNKTPLRQSPGLARSQAQSAAQEKKFDLLSDLGDIFAAPPTQTATPTNFANFAHFPNQSAAPQGNSNTNFANFDAFGNTAIPSHQSTSPPSKSFSSGGGVPIPSVSSAATAQCQTGSQREDRYAALAELDNELSFSASTSSNVQGNIFGPALGSSPAQNPPVLPSMQPGFGAVPSTNPFVAGAIPPEMATNPFQTNGRAPAAGPGYPVYGQNKPSITPFGQPIAVPGMSNNPFVAGAPAGPFPSGGSSTNPFL, from the exons ATGAGGAGCTGCTGGGGCTCACTTTTTTCGCGTGTAGGAGAAGAAGTGTGCCAGTCGGTCCGTAGACCTCTCACAGCAAGGTGTCTCTCAGACCACAGTTACCGCCGTAGTACGCGGCAAGTTTGTCCTGAAGACACCCGTCCTGCCCCGCGTCCCTTGACCAAACTCCCCCCATCCCTAGGTAAAACAAGCCGTTTTAGTTTTTCGGTCATGGCGACGAGTGCGAAGCGTAAGCAGGAGGAGACTCATCTGAAGATGCTCCGGGAAATGACTAGCCTGCCCGCGAATAGGAAATGCTTCGACTGCGACCAACGCGGCCCGACCTATGTCAACATGACAGTGGGCTCCTTCGTCTGTACCACCTGCTCCGGGATCTT GCGAGGACTGAATCCCCCACACAGAGTGAAGTCCATCTCTATGACCACATTCACACAGCAGGAAATCGAGTTCCTACAGAAACACAGCAACGAG GTCTGTAAACACATCTGGTTGGGCCTCTATGACGACAGAACATCAGTCGTTCCAGATTTCAGAGAACCGCAGAAAGTAAAAGAGTTCCTCcaggaaaaatatgaaaagaagaGATG GTATGTTCCTCCTGACCAGGCAAGGGTAGTAGCAAATGTTCAGGCTTCTGTGTCCGGCTCCTCAGCAAGCAGCACTGGCAGCACACCAGAAGTCCAACCCCTCAAAACCCTGCAGCTCAATAAGACCCCTCTGCGCCAG TCTCCGGGGCTAGCTCGTTCCCAAGCTCAGAGCGCTGCTCAGGAGAAGAAATTTGACTTGCTCTCAGACCTGGGTGACATTTTTGCTGCTCCACCCACTCAAACTGCCACCCCTACCAACTTTGCCAACTTTGCACATTTTCCAAACCAGTCAG CAGCACCTCAGGGTAATTCAAATACCAACTTTGCCAACTTTGACGCATTTGGAAACACTGCAATTCCATCCCATCAGAGCACATCACCTCCCTCAAAGTCCTTTTCATCAG GGGGAGGAGTGCCAATTCCGTCAGTGTCTAGTGCTGCCACTGCCCAGTGTCAGACAGGGAGCCAAAGAGAGGACCGCTATGCTGCTCTGGCTGAGTTAGACAACGAGCTCAGCTTCTCTGCCTCCACAAGCAGCAATGTGCAAGG GAACATATTTGGACCAGCACTGGGTTCATCGCCAGCTCAAAACCCGCCTGTGTTACCCAGTATGCAACCTGGCTTTGGAG CCGTCCCATCCACAAATCCTTTCGTTGCTGGAGCCATTCCTCCAGAAATGGCCACCAACCCTTTCCAGACCAATGGCAGAGCTCCAGCTGCAG GCCCTGGATACCCAGTCTACGGTCAGAACAAGCCCTCGATCACACCATTTGGGCAGCCCATAGCTGTCCCTGGCATGTCCAATAACCCATTTGTG GCAGGAGCACCAGCCGGGCCATTCCCTTCAGGGGGTTCATCCACCAACCCTTTCCTGTAG